The Bacteroidota bacterium region GCTGAGAGCTCAATCTCCCTCTCATGCTATCTTTAATAGAACGGGGCTGCTCGTATATCTCCTTTAACATAAAGTGAGGAAAGCCACCCTTTTCTATGGCTTCGAGTTGTACTTCTAACTCATGTACATAAGGTGTTTTTACTTTATTCTTTATGGTTCTTATTTTCAAATCTCCATTTCTCGGAATTAATGCTATTTCCTCGTCTTCTAAATAAACCACATTCTTTGTGTACTCCACAATTGGCGTAGCATCTGAGGCAACAAAAAATTCGCTTTCCCCTACTCCAATAACCAAAGGACTTCCTTTTTTTGCAGCAATTAATTCGTTTGCATTGTCTTTTGCCATTACTACAATAGCGTAAGCTCCAACAACCTCATTCAAGGCAATCCTAACGGCTTCAAACAAACTCAAATTTTCTTTTGCTTGAATATCTTCTATTAAATGAATTAACACTTCTGTATCGGTGTCGCTTAAAAAAGTGTGTCCTCGTTTTTTTAATTCCTCTTTGATGGTTGCATAATTCTCAATTATTCCATTGTGAATCATAACCATATTCTTGCTTTCTGAATAATGCGGATGCGCATTCACGTCATTGGGTTCGCCATGCGTGGCCCAACGTGTATGCCCTATCCCGATAGTTCCGGAAATATCTTTTTTCACACAAAATGCTTCCAAATCTGCAACCTTCCCTTTGCATTTAAAAACATTTAATGTTTTGTTTAATAAGGCTATGCCTGCACTGTCATAACCTCTGTATTCAAGTCTATGCAAGCCTTTTATCAATATTGGGTATGCTTCCTTTTTTCCTATGTATGCTACAATTCCGCACATGGTTTTAACTATTTATTTTAATTCTGTAAAAGTTAGTATCAATTTCAATTTATAATTCGCATTAGTGCCACCACCGATAACCACTCTATTTACAGTAGATTCCGGTAGTTGTGGCGTAAAAACATATCCATAATCTCGCACAGTTGGATTATCCAACAAAAATTGAATGTGCCTTGTAATATTAAATCTATATTCTTTTTGTGAAGACAAATACAATCCTGTAAGCGAACTGCCTATAAAGTATTCTTGATCTATCATAGCAAATTTCTGACCTATAGAGTCTGCCACGAAAATATTTAATTTTCTAGGTGGTCGATTGGCAAAGGAAGGATCTAATTTCACAATTAATTCCGCTTTGTTTATGGCCAAATTTGTTGTATTAACAAGATTTCTTAGATAAGGCTGTCTGATTCGAACTCTTAAGCCAGAACCGGCTTGTATGTAACACAAATTTTGTCCAAGTGTAGAATCGCTTAATTGATTAAGAATTGCAGTGGAAGAATAATCATTCTCAAAATGATTTACTCTGGCACATGTTTTTGCATCAAACGGCAAATT contains the following coding sequences:
- a CDS encoding class II glutamine amidotransferase, which codes for MCGIVAYIGKKEAYPILIKGLHRLEYRGYDSAGIALLNKTLNVFKCKGKVADLEAFCVKKDISGTIGIGHTRWATHGEPNDVNAHPHYSESKNMVMIHNGIIENYATIKEELKKRGHTFLSDTDTEVLIHLIEDIQAKENLSLFEAVRIALNEVVGAYAIVVMAKDNANELIAAKKGSPLVIGVGESEFFVASDATPIVEYTKNVVYLEDEEIALIPRNGDLKIRTIKNKVKTPYVHELEVQLEAIEKGGFPHFMLKEIYEQPRSIKDSMRGRLSSQ